Within Vicia villosa cultivar HV-30 ecotype Madison, WI linkage group LG1, Vvil1.0, whole genome shotgun sequence, the genomic segment TTATACTTTTTTTCAATAGACAGATTTTCTCACAGAAGAATCACTTGCATGTCTTGCCATAATAGATGTTACAGCAAAAAAAGTGAAAGTATCGTACAATGATTTTGTTTATGGTATTTTGCTCTACTTGATTAAGCATGTACATTATTACTTTTGTACCTTTGTCCTTTTATTTTTGTAAACAAACTTTGCTTTGAATTTAATAGCATGGGCAAGGCAACAACTACCTCAAGTTCCAATGAatatgatggtgatgattgaaaAAGTGGCTGCGATATGGGGTAGGGAAGTCAATGCTCATGTTCGTATACTATTTATTGTTCATCAATGAAGCTGAGTTCATTCATTTACTACATCACCTTAATGACATTAGATGATTCAGAAGTTTAATGTAACAATAAATAATCTGTATTTTATTGCATCTAGGTCCAAATCATAATATCATTCCATTATAAGAGAAGGAAAAACATTTAAACAAGGGAAGGGTTTTTGTAACTTAATGTTACTAGATTTTTGGGTGAAGAAAATGTTACAGCAAGAAAGCTTGGGCAAAAAAGATGATGATCTATCATGATCCGACACCTTGAGCTGTTTCAGGCTTGCCAAAATAGTCTCACAGTGATTGGGAATCGAGACTCAGTATAGTTTATATACAACACTCACACACCTTATCTCAATGAGACGGTTCTTTTAAAGGACAAACCAGTGATGATTATCACATTCAAAGTAGACAATACTTCGTAACCGCAATGAAACAGATTTGAGATTGATCAAAACATTGACGTGATATGTGAGAACTTGAAGTTCTTACTGTGTCCATTAGCCTCGACTAGAAGACAACTGTTATGGATTGACCACTATTGTCTCACATTATTTGAGAATCGAGATTAAGAACACATCTCATCCCAACTAAGctctttttttaaaagataaagtCGCGAGCGGATAATACCTCATAAATAATAGTAGTGGTGTGGATTTGAGGTCGATTGGAAAACATTAGCACATGGAACTCGAAGTTCTTACCACGCCTCTTAACCTCGATTAGGAGGCAACTGTTCCGAGCaaaatagtcccacattgcttaatACTTCGAATCCGCAATGACACATACTTAAGGTCGATAAAAACATTGACTCCGTATGTGGGAACTCGAAATTTTTACGGTGCCACTTAACCTCAACTGAAAGGCAATTGTTTCGGACTAGCCAAAATAATTCCACATTATTTGAGAATTGTAACCAAGAGTAACTCATACAGCCTTGAGTTCGATTGAAACAGGATCAGGATGTAAAATGATATTTCTTTTCAAGAATACTTTAGAATAGAAAAATATGTTTAAACTCTTCTCATACATTAGAGAAGATTTAGAAATTGAAAACCGCATATAAaagtgaggatgatgatgatttgtGTGGTTTTTTGTGTGTATATGTTGCATTATTTATAGAGCTAGAGATACCTCTTCTCGCTGGAGAAGTAAACAATATATGATCAGAGCATATTAACTTGCTATCACGTCTTAAATATTGAATAATCAATCTTTCGTCATCCTATGCATCTGTCTATGATAAAACTTCAATTTTGTAGCTTTCTAAAATTGAGGTTTCCAAGTGTAACTAAAATTGAACTACACAACCACACTAACAAAACATTCATAAAACAATTCTAACCCTTTATTCAAATTCATGCGTTTTAACACATTATTGTTAACAAAAACAAAACGACAAAGACATGAAAATAAACCTAAGACAAACAGAATAGTACATTTCAGCTATACAATGTAAAACCTAAGCAATGCGCTATCTAGAGTGGACACCATCCTCAACCATGACTCAGTAACTGTGATCTCAGGGAGCTATAGCCAAAAGGGACTGTAACAAACAATCATTTCTCTATGACAATTGCTTGCGAAAAAGGGCTAGTGAAGAAACAAACCAAGGCTCCCTCGAAAACAACCGAGTCCACAGACCATGCTAGCAAATCCACCCTTGATAGTCATATCAGCCAAAAATCGTACGCTGAATATTACCACCTGTTGCTTCATTATGATACTTCGATAAAAGTAATCTACATACTTTCTTTATTTATAGCAGTTCCGGCGCTGGCGCAATTAGGCCAGAATATCACATTTCCACAGGCTCTCCATAAGCAACTCAACTGTGTTGCTGCCAATTCCATTGCAGTTTTGAAGATTCAATCCCAACAAGTTCTGGCCCAATTTCTTCAGGAAAGGCGCACAGTTGTTTGATATTTCAGAACAGCCAGACAGAGAGAGAACTTGCAAACTAAGGTGAGTGGCATCAGAGAGAACAGATACACCGGCATCGGTGATTGCACACCCCGACACATCTAGATCGTTGAGCAGCAGGCAGTTGTCAGCAATCACAACCAAGCTTGCATCAGTGATATTCCAGCATCCATCGAGGTTTAGCATTTCGAGAGTTCCGCCGTGTAGTCTGGTCATGGCAGAAACTATGTTATCTGTCAAGTTCCAGCAACCTGTTAGGTTCATCGTGACAAGTCCAGCCTCACAATTCTCCAAAAGTGGGAGAAGGCCTGCGTCTGTTATACCGTAAAGTCCAGTCAGATCAACATGCTGAAGTTGGGGACACAACTTTCCAACCATAGCCAAACTAGCACTGCCGAAACCGTGGCAGTTTTTAATGGTTAGAGATTGAAGAGACTCGCAAGGTGAAAGCATAGAAACTTCCACCTCAATGTCTTTAATTCCCATACACTTCACAACTGTAAGTGATTTCAACTTTGCTTTGATGCTCGAAAGGGCACCAATAACCCCAGATTGAGTGTACCTGTTACACTCTTCCAAATGCAAGTTCTCCAGAGATCCGGCGGATTTGGAAAATGCGACCAATCCACTGTCGGATACAAAGCAACACCTGCGAAGGCACATCTGCTTCAGATTTGGGCAACCCTTACCGATGGCTTCGATGCTCGCATCAGTTACCCCATGGCATGAAGTTATAGTCAGTGACACCAGTTTCTGTAGACCTTGAGCAACACCCATGACCCAAAAACCTCTTTCATTCACATTTTGAAGTCCACTAAGAACCAGATTTGTTATCGACTTCCCATAATGGCCAATAACTGCCACAGAAAAATCTGTGATATTCAAAATCTGAAGCTTCACCCTCGACAACTCGGAGGCTGATGATAACAAACTAGACACTCCGTGATCACCAACAAGTGGACAATCCTTGATAGAGATTGAATGTAAATTAGGACACAGCTTGGCAACAGCTTGCAAACCTTCATTTCCAATCTTCGAGCACGATTCAATGTTTAACGTGGTCAAGTTGGGGCAGCCTTCAGCTATCGCAATCAAACCCTTGTTGGTGATCCACTGAGATTGGCACAAGTCGAGCTTCTCCAACATATGGCATCTTTTTCCAATCTCACACAGACCCTTATCACCAACAGAAGACACATTCCACAGTGAAAGTGATCTGAGAGAAGGACAACCATGAGCAACAGCCGAGAGACCACGGTTTGTAACACCTCTAACCGAGTTGTTTCCTCTGATAGATAGCTTCCCAAGTCCACCACGCCAACTAGTCCCAACCACAATAGCAGCAAGTCTTACATCAGTGGCTTTCCTCCCTTCCAAACGCCTTGTAAGGTATCCATCACCTTCAACATCATGACTCTCATCTGAAGAATTCATTCTCACAACAGTTTCAATTTCATCTTTGCATATGCCGCTCACAAGCATAAGCCACCTTCTCGATACACAAGCACAGGAGCTTCTCTCTTTTCCACTCGAAAGACGTCTGAATATCTCAAAAAGACATTCATCCGGAAGGATCTCAACACTAACACTAGACTTATGATCTTGCTCATCCTCAAGATCTCCAAAACTAATTGGGACACTGATTCGAGGTCGCTTCGTAGGAGAGGAGTACACATCAAACCTACCCCCCAAATCCGGAGAACCCCCAGGATAGAGTTCATCATCACCTGAAAAATTCAATCACAATCTAAATCAGCAACATGATTCTCCTAATTACTACAAGTCATCATCACAATCATATACCCTAGAAACAAAACTCA encodes:
- the LOC131633571 gene encoding EIN3-binding F-box protein 1-like, translating into MPALVNHGGDDELYPGGSPDLGGRFDVYSSPTKRPRISVPISFGDLEDEQDHKSSVSVEILPDECLFEIFRRLSSGKERSSCACVSRRWLMLVSGICKDEIETVVRMNSSDESHDVEGDGYLTRRLEGRKATDVRLAAIVVGTSWRGGLGKLSIRGNNSVRGVTNRGLSAVAHGCPSLRSLSLWNVSSVGDKGLCEIGKRCHMLEKLDLCQSQWITNKGLIAIAEGCPNLTTLNIESCSKIGNEGLQAVAKLCPNLHSISIKDCPLVGDHGVSSLLSSASELSRVKLQILNITDFSVAVIGHYGKSITNLVLSGLQNVNERGFWVMGVAQGLQKLVSLTITSCHGVTDASIEAIGKGCPNLKQMCLRRCCFVSDSGLVAFSKSAGSLENLHLEECNRYTQSGVIGALSSIKAKLKSLTVVKCMGIKDIEVEVSMLSPCESLQSLTIKNCHGFGSASLAMVGKLCPQLQHVDLTGLYGITDAGLLPLLENCEAGLVTMNLTGCWNLTDNIVSAMTRLHGGTLEMLNLDGCWNITDASLVVIADNCLLLNDLDVSGCAITDAGVSVLSDATHLSLQVLSLSGCSEISNNCAPFLKKLGQNLLGLNLQNCNGIGSNTVELLMESLWKCDILA